Genomic DNA from Candidatus Acidiferrales bacterium:
AGTTTGGAGGCCTGGTGTCCGGCCATGCCGACTATGCCTGGCAACTCGTCCCGACCAGCGGCAGTGGCCTAATCACCCCCACGCCTATCACACCTGCGGATACACCTCCGCCTTGTGTCCGCCCAACCGCCGCGCCAGACATAGTCGGCATAGCCGGACACCAGGCCTCCAAACTCGAGCCGAACCCGCAGGAACTGTCCCTGGCTGTAACCGCTTTGTTCCAGCGTAAAGACGCTCACACCGCCCTCACTTTTGCCTTCAGCTTTTAGGCCGCGCGCCGTGGGTCCAAACAGCGGGACCTCATCCACCAACCGGGCCTGAATAACCGTGACCGAAGCTGGTGTGACGATGGAGACCGGCTGGCCAGCCGGGAAAGCGGCGGTTTCCAGCTTGGCTCCCTCCAGTTCTCCATGTTCTCCGCTCTTCCCGGTAGAGAGGGAAAAGGCCAGGGGTGTGCCGGGGATGGCTTGGCCCTGAAGGATGAGCCATACCGGCGGCGTCCCCGCGCTTTTTTCGTCAGGCTCGGTTGTTGGTAGGGGAATTCCCTGGTAGGTGTCCGGCGCCGGGATACAGCTCGGGTTGATTGCCAGGTCGGTGAACGTCACGTCGAACACCAGGGCCTTCTGTACCAGTCTATTCTGACCCCATTGGGTAGATTCATCCTGCCGATCCACGAATGTGAGCACGGCGGAGCCGTCAACCTGCTCTGAGGACAGGGCTGAGATGGTGATCACACCGCTGGCCGAACCATTGAAGGATGTGAGCGGCTCGAGAGGCGGCGCGTGAAAAGCTGTCACCAAGGCGGAAAGATGGAGATTTGGTGGATTGTTGGCCACGTCCATTGGCTGGCCCAAGGGAATTTTCGAGACGTCGTCAAACTGGATGCTCAATCGGAAATCGGTTTCAGCATCCACCGGTTCTCCCTGTGGAGCGTTGACGGCCGAAAAAACCAGGAACAGGTCTGCGCCGCCGTTAGTACAGCTTTCCCTGGTTACGGACACGAGCGCCGGCATGGGCCGGTCATCCAGCGTAATGCGAAGGTCTTTTTCCTGCGGCTGGCACCCACCAGCGGCAAACATTAGGAATGAGAATTAATCAATTGTCCGGTTTGCACTTGCACATGTTCGTGCTTGCTTTGTCTCGTTCAAAGAGTTACGCTTCACAGAAGCCGGAAGACCTGCCGACTTGATTTGGAGCGGAATGATGCAACCCTATCCTCTTGAGATTGAACAAGCGATGAAGAAGTATTACGCCACGCTCTCCGAAAAAGATCGCCGTCGCTATGCGGCGGTTGAGGCTCTGAAACTGGGGCACGGCGGGCAGAGCTACATCGCTGAGTTGCTGGGCTGTAGTGAAAAGACGGTGAGCCGAGGCGTGGAGGAGTTGGCCGAGCTGCCAGCACAGCCTCCTGATGAACCCTGGCTCCGAAAACCAGGGGGCGGGCGCAGGCGCTATGACGAGGTGCATCCGGACCTTGACCGTCAATTTCTGGAAGTCTTGAAAGAGCACACCGCGGGCGACCCCATGGACGAGCGGGTGGTGTGGACGGACTTGACCCCGCCGGAAATTGCCGGATTGCTGGAGAAGCATCATCAAGTGCGGGTGAGCAAGAGCGTGGTGCGTAAACTGCTCAAGAAGCATAAGTATCGTCGTCGCCAAGCGCAAAAGAAACAGACGCTGAAATCGGTCGCTCACCGTGATGAGCAATTTACCAAGATTGCGGAGTTGAAAGCCGAATTTCAGGCTGCCGGCAACCCGATTATTAGCTTCGATACCAAGAAGAAGGAGTATGTGGGCAACTTCTACCGCGACGGTCATTTGTATACCTTGGAAGAACTCCATGCCTATGACCACGACTTCAAAAGTGAGGCGGACGGGATCATCATTCCGCATGGGATTTATGATTTGCAGCGCAACTTCGGTTATCTCCATCTGGGCACTAGCAAGGACACCAGCGAATTTGCTTGTGATTGTATCCGCTCTTGGTGGTATCAGCATGGACGGGCGGCCTATCCCCAAGCCACCGCCCTCTTAGGCTTGTGTGATGGCGGGGGCAGCAATCATGTTCACCATTACATCTTCAAGGAAGACTTGCAAAAATTGGCCGAGGAGCTTGGAATTGAAATCCGCATTGCTCACTATCCGCCCTACTGTTCCAAGTACAACCCGATTGAGCACCGGTTGTTTCCGCATGTCACCCGCGCCTGCCAGGGCGTGATTTTTTCCAGCGTCGCCTTGGTCAAAGAACTGATGGAAAAGACCAGAACCAACAAAGGCTTGAAAGTCGTCGTCAAAATCATTGACAAAGTCTATCGAACTGGACGCAAAGT
This window encodes:
- a CDS encoding ISAzo13 family transposase, with the protein product MMQPYPLEIEQAMKKYYATLSEKDRRRYAAVEALKLGHGGQSYIAELLGCSEKTVSRGVEELAELPAQPPDEPWLRKPGGGRRRYDEVHPDLDRQFLEVLKEHTAGDPMDERVVWTDLTPPEIAGLLEKHHQVRVSKSVVRKLLKKHKYRRRQAQKKQTLKSVAHRDEQFTKIAELKAEFQAAGNPIISFDTKKKEYVGNFYRDGHLYTLEELHAYDHDFKSEADGIIIPHGIYDLQRNFGYLHLGTSKDTSEFACDCIRSWWYQHGRAAYPQATALLGLCDGGGSNHVHHYIFKEDLQKLAEELGIEIRIAHYPPYCSKYNPIEHRLFPHVTRACQGVIFSSVALVKELMEKTRTNKGLKVVVKIIDKVYRTGRKVAEDFKLNMRIIFDTVLPQWNYRALPNQTVV